A single Paracoccus pantotrophus DNA region contains:
- a CDS encoding putative rhamnosyl transferase yields MGICRFSFLGRCDWAGTAGQGAGAPERLAQRGAMLYAPERLERRFAAFQALCLPSIKAQTDADFRFWLLTSPDMPRPWLDRLRDLCAGVPQIRLIVSDRRETVNALREPLREAAEAAGRPVIQFRVDDDDAFSRHHVARIRRHARRFADLPAFAISYPQGLVMGSYEGEPISYWRAHQPFLGAGAAVRMRGPGRCIYAYNHFQLPRYFPAFTDVDGLGYVQTRWDEGDSVATIVARFPKWFQQLDPAEFQRELAEDFPFLQGVDLGFVERKGAA; encoded by the coding sequence GTGGGGATCTGCCGTTTTTCCTTCCTGGGCCGCTGCGACTGGGCCGGGACCGCGGGGCAGGGGGCCGGTGCGCCCGAGCGTCTGGCGCAGCGCGGCGCCATGCTTTACGCGCCCGAGCGGCTGGAGCGCCGCTTTGCCGCCTTCCAGGCGCTGTGCCTGCCCTCGATCAAGGCCCAGACCGACGCGGATTTCCGCTTCTGGCTGCTGACCTCGCCCGATATGCCGCGTCCCTGGCTGGACCGGCTGCGCGATCTGTGCGCCGGCGTGCCGCAGATCCGGCTGATCGTCTCGGACAGGCGCGAGACGGTGAACGCGTTGCGCGAGCCCCTGCGCGAGGCGGCCGAGGCGGCGGGCCGGCCGGTGATCCAGTTCCGGGTCGATGACGACGACGCCTTCAGCCGCCATCACGTCGCCCGCATCCGCCGCCATGCCCGGCGCTTCGCCGACCTGCCGGCCTTTGCCATCAGCTACCCGCAGGGTCTGGTCATGGGCAGCTACGAGGGCGAGCCGATCAGCTACTGGCGCGCGCACCAGCCCTTCCTGGGCGCGGGGGCGGCGGTGCGCATGCGCGGGCCGGGGCGCTGCATCTATGCCTATAACCACTTCCAGCTGCCCAGGTATTTCCCGGCCTTCACCGACGTGGACGGCCTGGGCTATGTGCAGACCCGCTGGGACGAAGGCGATTCCGTCGCCACCATCGTTGCCAGGTTCCCGAAATGGTTCCAGCAACTCGACCCGGCCGAGTTCCAGCGCGAACTGGCCGAGGACTTTCCCTTTCTGCAAGGCGTCGACCTGGGCTTCGTGGAACGCAAGGGGGCGGCCTGA
- a CDS encoding rod shape-determining protein, with protein sequence MAFGGLFSTDIAIDLGTANTLIYVKGKGVILNEPSVVAYHVKDGKKQVLAVGEDAKLMLGRTPGSIEAIRPMREGVIADFDSAEEMIKHFIKKVFKRTTFSKPKVIICVPHGATPVEKRAIRQSVLSAGARRAGLIAEPIAAAIGAGMPITEPTGSMVVDIGGGTTEVAVLSLGDVVYARSVRIGGDRMDDALINYLRRSHNLLIGESTAERIKTQIGTARMPDDGRGAAIMVRGRDLLNGIPKEMEITQAMVAEALAEPVQQICESVMVALEATPPDLAADIVDRGVMLTGGGAMLGELDLALREQTGLMISLADQPMSCVALGTGKALEFEKQLRHVIDYDS encoded by the coding sequence ATGGCCTTTGGCGGGTTGTTTTCCACCGATATCGCGATCGACCTGGGGACCGCGAACACGCTGATCTACGTCAAGGGCAAGGGCGTCATCCTGAACGAGCCCTCGGTCGTCGCCTATCACGTCAAGGACGGCAAGAAACAGGTGCTGGCGGTGGGCGAGGACGCCAAGCTGATGCTGGGCCGCACGCCGGGCAGCATCGAGGCGATCCGGCCGATGCGCGAGGGGGTCATCGCCGATTTCGACAGCGCCGAGGAAATGATCAAGCATTTCATCAAGAAGGTGTTCAAGCGCACCACCTTCTCGAAGCCCAAGGTCATCATCTGCGTGCCGCATGGCGCCACCCCGGTCGAGAAGCGCGCCATCCGCCAGTCGGTGCTTTCGGCCGGCGCGCGCCGCGCCGGGCTGATCGCCGAGCCGATCGCGGCCGCCATCGGCGCCGGCATGCCGATCACCGAGCCGACCGGCAGCATGGTCGTCGACATCGGCGGCGGCACCACCGAGGTTGCGGTGCTGTCGCTGGGCGACGTGGTCTATGCCCGCTCGGTCCGCATCGGCGGCGACCGGATGGATGACGCGCTGATCAACTACCTGCGCCGCAGCCACAACCTGCTGATCGGCGAATCGACGGCCGAGCGCATCAAGACCCAGATCGGCACCGCCCGCATGCCCGACGACGGGCGCGGCGCCGCGATCATGGTGCGCGGCCGCGACCTCTTGAACGGCATCCCGAAAGAGATGGAGATCACCCAGGCCATGGTCGCCGAGGCCCTGGCCGAGCCGGTGCAGCAGATCTGCGAATCGGTGATGGTGGCGCTGGAGGCGACGCCGCCCGACCTCGCCGCCGACATCGTGGACCGCGGCGTCATGCTGACCGGCGGCGGCGCCATGCTGGGCGAGCTGGACCTGGCGCTGCGCGAGCAGACCGGGCTGATGATCAGCCTGGCCGACCAGCCGATGAGCTGCGTGGCCCTGGGCACCGGCAAGGCCCTTGAATTCGAAAAGCAACTGCGCCACGTGATCGATTACGACAGCTGA
- the mreC gene encoding rod shape-determining protein MreC, protein MARKGPDYAAPVRRILVSLLVLVLLAVFLFWQIDSPRAERMRAAFIDRFVPSFDWVMAPVTKLSRMVSGFQSYARLYEQNQELRRELQKMAAWKEAAVQLEQENAKLLAQNNVRIDPALTSVSGVVLTDSGTAFRQSVLLNVGARDGILDGWATMDGLGLVGRISGVGQTTSRVMLLTDPSSRIPVTILPSGQHALLTGDNTALPALDFIESPENLRPGDRVISSGDGGVFPPGLPVGQVALASDGRLRVRLAADYGRLEFLRVLRSHPAEQLSDTGLLIPPPPADFIGPPLPPLADMQAAGENSEAAAGAGDD, encoded by the coding sequence ATGGCGCGCAAGGGCCCTGATTACGCGGCTCCGGTCCGCCGCATCCTGGTTTCGCTGCTGGTGCTGGTGCTGCTGGCGGTGTTCCTGTTCTGGCAGATCGACAGCCCGCGCGCCGAGCGCATGCGCGCCGCCTTCATCGACCGTTTCGTGCCCAGTTTCGACTGGGTGATGGCGCCGGTGACGAAGCTGTCGCGCATGGTCTCGGGTTTCCAGTCCTATGCCCGGCTCTACGAGCAGAACCAGGAATTGCGGCGCGAGCTGCAGAAGATGGCGGCCTGGAAAGAGGCGGCCGTGCAGCTGGAACAGGAAAACGCCAAGCTTCTGGCGCAGAACAATGTCAGGATCGACCCCGCGCTGACCTCGGTCTCGGGCGTGGTGCTGACCGACAGCGGCACGGCCTTTCGCCAGTCGGTGCTGCTGAACGTCGGCGCGCGCGACGGCATCCTGGACGGCTGGGCGACGATGGACGGGCTGGGGCTCGTGGGGCGCATCTCGGGCGTGGGGCAGACCACCAGCCGGGTCATGCTGCTGACCGATCCCTCCAGCCGCATCCCGGTGACGATCCTGCCCTCGGGCCAGCATGCGCTGCTGACCGGGGACAACACCGCCCTGCCGGCGCTGGACTTCATCGAAAGCCCGGAAAACCTGCGCCCCGGCGACCGGGTGATCAGCTCGGGCGACGGGGGGGTGTTCCCGCCGGGCCTGCCGGTCGGCCAGGTGGCGTTGGCCAGCGACGGCCGGCTGCGGGTGCGGTTGGCCGCCGATTATGGCCGGCTGGAATTCCTGCGCGTGCTGCGCAGCCACCCGGCCGAGCAGCTTTCCGATACCGGGCTGCTGATCCCACCGCCGCCGGCGGATTTCATCGGCCCGCCCCTGCCGCCCTTGGCCGACATGCAGGCGGCCGGCGAGAATTCCGAGGCCGCAGCCGGGGCCGGGGATGATTGA
- a CDS encoding rod shape-determining protein MreD, translating to MIDPARRRRFLGQALFVALFLAILFWRLLPLAPGRIGWPGPDLALCLVLVWVLRRPEQVPVATIAALFLIEDILLMRPIGLGAALAVIVTEAARKREPHWRELPFMVEWLRVATLLALMMVANRVLLAVFFLPLPPFGQVILQFIATIAAYPLVAGLAGWALGLPRGRAERDTRHR from the coding sequence ATGATTGATCCCGCCCGCCGCCGCCGGTTCCTGGGGCAGGCGCTGTTCGTGGCGCTGTTCCTGGCGATCCTGTTCTGGCGGCTTCTGCCGCTGGCGCCGGGCCGCATCGGTTGGCCGGGGCCGGACCTGGCGCTGTGCCTGGTGCTGGTCTGGGTGCTGCGCCGTCCCGAACAGGTGCCGGTCGCGACCATCGCCGCGCTGTTCCTGATCGAGGACATCCTGCTGATGCGCCCCATCGGCCTGGGCGCCGCCCTGGCCGTCATCGTCACCGAGGCCGCAAGAAAGCGCGAGCCGCATTGGCGCGAACTGCCTTTCATGGTTGAATGGCTGCGGGTGGCGACGCTCCTGGCGCTGATGATGGTGGCAAACCGCGTATTGCTGGCGGTATTTTTCCTGCCCCTTCCCCCGTTCGGGCAGGTGATCTTGCAATTCATCGCCACGATCGCCGCCTATCCGCTGGTCGCGGGCCTTGCCGGCTGGGCGCTTGGCCTGCCGCGCGGCCGCGCCGAACGAGACACGAGGCATCGCTGA
- the mrdA gene encoding penicillin-binding protein 2, translating to MRKSEREIAESSRLITRRVLMLGTIQAAVVSVLGLKLRSMQVEHADEYRMLSDGNSIKIRLLPPARGLILDRNGTIIAGNEQNYRVTLTREEAGDVSAVIARLRHIIPMSDRQAAEILAEIHRRSAVTPVLVADRLTWDEFSSIALNAPALPGVTPEAGLSRSYPRAGDFAHVLGYVGPVSDYDLSKIEDPDPVLRLPEFQLGKVGMEAKLEEALRGKAGSRRVEVNSAGREMRELSRQEGQQGATVQTTLDAGLQNFATQRLGSESAAAVVIDVTNGDILAISSSPVFDPNKFVRGISGPDYRALMEHDHRPLADKTVQGVYPPGSTFKMVTLLAGLEAGVINAGSRFYCPGYTQVAGRRFHCWSRGGHGMVDALRSLEHSCDVYYYELAQRVGIDRIAAMARKLGIGVRHDLPMSAIAEGIAPDRAWKKARYDQEWQVGDSLNASIGQGYVLASPLQLAVMTARVATGRAVAPRLVRAIDGVAEPVPEWPELDINPLNLRTARAGMDAVMNAPRGTARRSRILAPEWQMAGKTGTSQVRNITAAERARGVISNDQLPWNRRDHALFVCFAPYEMPRYAVSVVVEHGGGGGAVAAPIARDILLYALADGLPPLTAYPESERAKVQEMWSRLNLTPSARKGEGRARA from the coding sequence ATGCGCAAATCGGAACGCGAAATCGCCGAAAGCAGCCGGCTCATCACCCGCCGGGTGCTGATGCTGGGGACGATCCAGGCGGCGGTGGTGTCGGTCCTGGGGCTGAAGCTGCGCTCGATGCAGGTGGAACATGCCGACGAATACCGGATGCTGTCGGACGGCAACTCGATCAAGATCCGGCTGCTGCCGCCGGCGCGCGGGCTGATCCTGGACCGCAACGGCACCATCATCGCCGGCAACGAACAGAACTATCGCGTCACCCTGACCCGCGAGGAGGCGGGCGATGTCTCGGCCGTGATCGCCCGGCTGCGCCACATTATCCCGATGAGCGACCGCCAGGCCGCCGAGATCCTGGCCGAGATCCACAGGCGCAGCGCCGTGACCCCGGTGCTGGTGGCCGACCGCCTGACCTGGGACGAGTTTTCCTCGATCGCGCTCAATGCCCCGGCCCTGCCCGGCGTGACGCCCGAGGCGGGGCTGTCGCGCAGCTATCCGCGCGCCGGCGATTTCGCGCATGTGCTGGGCTATGTCGGCCCGGTCTCGGATTACGACCTCTCGAAGATCGAGGATCCCGACCCGGTGCTGCGCCTGCCCGAGTTCCAGCTGGGCAAGGTCGGCATGGAGGCCAAGCTGGAAGAGGCGCTACGCGGCAAGGCCGGCTCGCGCCGGGTCGAGGTGAACAGCGCCGGGCGCGAGATGCGCGAGCTGTCGCGGCAAGAGGGGCAGCAGGGCGCCACGGTGCAGACCACGCTGGACGCGGGGTTGCAGAATTTCGCCACCCAGCGGCTGGGCAGCGAAAGCGCCGCGGCGGTGGTGATCGACGTGACCAACGGCGACATCCTGGCGATTTCCTCCTCGCCGGTCTTCGATCCGAACAAGTTCGTGCGCGGCATCTCGGGCCCGGACTATCGCGCGCTGATGGAACATGACCACCGCCCGCTGGCCGACAAGACGGTGCAGGGTGTCTATCCGCCCGGCTCGACCTTCAAGATGGTGACGCTGCTCGCAGGGCTCGAGGCCGGGGTCATCAACGCCGGTTCGCGCTTCTATTGCCCCGGCTATACCCAGGTCGCCGGGCGGCGCTTCCACTGCTGGAGCCGGGGCGGGCACGGCATGGTCGATGCGCTGCGCAGCCTCGAACATTCCTGCGACGTCTATTACTACGAACTGGCGCAGCGCGTCGGCATCGACCGCATCGCCGCCATGGCGCGCAAGCTGGGGATCGGCGTGCGCCACGACCTGCCCATGTCCGCCATTGCCGAGGGCATCGCGCCCGACCGGGCCTGGAAGAAGGCGCGCTACGACCAGGAATGGCAGGTGGGCGATTCGCTCAACGCCTCGATCGGCCAGGGCTATGTCCTGGCCTCGCCGTTGCAGCTGGCGGTGATGACGGCGCGGGTGGCGACGGGGCGCGCGGTGGCGCCGCGGCTGGTGCGCGCCATCGACGGCGTGGCCGAGCCGGTGCCGGAATGGCCGGAACTGGACATCAACCCGCTGAACCTGCGCACGGCGCGGGCGGGCATGGACGCGGTGATGAACGCGCCCCGCGGCACCGCCCGCCGCTCGCGCATCCTGGCGCCGGAATGGCAGATGGCCGGCAAGACCGGCACCAGCCAGGTGCGCAACATCACCGCCGCCGAACGCGCCCGCGGCGTGATCTCGAACGACCAGCTGCCCTGGAACCGGCGCGACCATGCGCTGTTCGTCTGCTTCGCGCCCTACGAGATGCCCCGCTATGCGGTCTCGGTCGTGGTCGAGCATGGCGGCGGCGGCGGTGCGGTGGCGGCCCCCATCGCCCGCGACATCCTGCTTTATGCGCTGGCGGACGGCCTGCCGCCGCTGACCGCTTATCCCGAATCCGAGCGCGCCAAGGTGCAGGAAATGTGGTCGCGCCTGAACCTGACCCCCTCGGCCCGCAAGGGCGAGGGACGCGCAAGGGCCTGA
- the rodA gene encoding rod shape-determining protein RodA: protein MSYLDYHVAQVPTGWRKILYLNWPLVFLVTAVSCIGFLMLYSVSGGDIDRWAGPQMERFAVGMVLMFALAFVPIWFWRSISVASYVICVGLLVLVEVMGHVGMGAQRWLVLGPIRIQPSELTKVAFVLTLAAYYDWLPVEKVSRPFWVLVPVVLILLPTGLVLMQPDLGTSIMLIAGGGIVMFAAGVSLWYFAGVIAIVVAGITAVMESRGTDWQLLHDYQFRRIDTFLDPGSDPLGAGYNIAQAQIALGSGGWSGRGFMQGTQSRLNFLPEKHTDFIFTSLAEEFGFVGAGSLLMLYVLILGFCLYSALTNRDRFASLMTIGIAGTFFLYFSINMATVMGMLPAKGSPLPLVSYGGTSLMILLMAFGIVQSAHVHRPRG, encoded by the coding sequence ATGAGCTATCTGGACTATCACGTCGCGCAGGTGCCGACCGGCTGGCGCAAGATCCTGTATCTGAACTGGCCCCTGGTCTTCCTGGTCACCGCGGTCAGCTGCATCGGCTTCCTGATGCTCTATTCCGTCTCGGGCGGCGACATCGACCGATGGGCCGGCCCGCAGATGGAACGCTTCGCCGTCGGCATGGTGCTGATGTTCGCGCTGGCCTTCGTGCCGATCTGGTTCTGGCGCTCGATCTCGGTGGCCTCCTACGTGATCTGCGTCGGCCTGCTGGTGCTGGTCGAGGTGATGGGCCATGTCGGCATGGGCGCGCAGCGCTGGCTGGTGCTGGGGCCGATCCGCATCCAGCCCTCGGAGCTGACCAAGGTCGCCTTCGTGCTGACGCTGGCGGCCTATTACGACTGGCTGCCGGTGGAAAAGGTCTCGCGCCCGTTCTGGGTGCTGGTGCCGGTGGTGCTGATCCTGCTGCCGACGGGGCTGGTGCTGATGCAGCCCGACCTGGGCACCTCGATCATGCTGATCGCAGGCGGCGGCATCGTCATGTTCGCAGCCGGCGTCAGCCTGTGGTATTTCGCCGGCGTCATCGCCATCGTCGTGGCCGGTATCACCGCGGTGATGGAAAGCCGCGGCACCGACTGGCAATTGCTGCACGACTACCAGTTCCGTCGCATCGACACCTTCCTCGACCCCGGATCGGACCCCTTGGGCGCGGGCTATAACATCGCCCAGGCGCAGATCGCGCTGGGATCTGGCGGCTGGTCGGGGCGCGGCTTCATGCAGGGCACGCAGTCGCGGCTGAACTTCCTGCCCGAGAAGCACACCGATTTCATCTTCACCTCGCTGGCCGAGGAATTCGGCTTTGTCGGCGCGGGATCGCTGCTGATGCTTTACGTGCTGATCCTGGGCTTCTGCCTGTATTCGGCGCTGACCAACCGCGACCGCTTCGCCAGCCTCATGACCATCGGCATCGCCGGGACGTTCTTCCTTTACTTTTCCATCAACATGGCGACGGTGATGGGCATGTTGCCGGCCAAGGGCTCGCCCCTGCCGCTGGTCAGTTACGGAGGAACCTCGCTGATGATCCTGCTGATGGCTTTCGGCATCGTGCAATCGGCCCATGTCCACCGGCCGCGGGGCTGA
- a CDS encoding 2-hydroxyacid dehydrogenase → MSTGRGAEGMRVLFAAPAHLWDAWSPALRAACPEMELCRDGDPAGFDALIYAPGYPENGQALDFTPFTRARVIQSLWAGVERIVTNPTLTQPLCRMVDPGLAQGMVEYCTGWALRTHLGMDRFAQDGAWRNRLTPPLAQGRGVTVLGMGELGRAVALALAGLGFRVAGWSQSGRPVPGIEVLAGDALPQALGRAEILICLLPDTAGTRNLLDAERLALLPPGATVINAGRGTLIDEAALLAALDRGRPGHAVLDVFRQEPLPPDHPFWRHPGVTVTPHVAAETRPASAAPVVAENLRRAMQGAPLLHLVDRVRGY, encoded by the coding sequence ATGTCCACCGGCCGCGGGGCTGAGGGGATGCGGGTGCTGTTCGCCGCCCCCGCACATCTGTGGGATGCCTGGTCCCCCGCCCTGCGCGCGGCCTGCCCCGAGATGGAGCTGTGCCGCGACGGCGATCCGGCGGGCTTCGACGCGCTGATCTATGCGCCCGGCTATCCCGAGAACGGGCAGGCGCTGGACTTCACCCCCTTCACCCGCGCCCGCGTGATCCAAAGCCTCTGGGCCGGGGTCGAGCGCATCGTGACCAATCCCACGCTGACCCAGCCGCTCTGCCGCATGGTCGATCCGGGGCTGGCGCAGGGCATGGTGGAATATTGCACCGGCTGGGCGCTGCGGACGCATCTGGGCATGGACCGCTTTGCCCAGGACGGCGCCTGGCGCAACCGGCTGACCCCGCCCCTGGCGCAGGGGCGCGGCGTGACGGTGCTGGGCATGGGCGAGCTGGGCCGGGCGGTGGCCTTGGCGCTGGCGGGGCTGGGCTTCCGCGTCGCCGGCTGGTCGCAATCGGGCCGCCCGGTGCCGGGGATCGAGGTGCTGGCGGGCGACGCCCTGCCCCAGGCCCTGGGCAGGGCCGAGATCCTGATCTGCCTGCTGCCCGACACGGCCGGGACGCGCAACCTGCTGGATGCCGAGCGGCTGGCCCTGCTGCCGCCGGGCGCGACGGTCATCAATGCCGGGCGCGGCACGCTAATCGACGAGGCGGCCCTGCTGGCGGCACTGGACCGCGGCCGGCCGGGCCATGCGGTTCTGGACGTATTCCGGCAGGAGCCGCTGCCGCCCGACCATCCGTTCTGGCGCCATCCCGGCGTCACCGTCACCCCCCATGTCGCGGCTGAGACACGGCCCGCCAGCGCCGCCCCGGTGGTGGCCGAGAACCTGCGCCGTGCCATGCAGGGCGCGCCGCTTCTGCACCTGGTGGACCGGGTGCGCGGCTATTGA
- a CDS encoding mannose-1-phosphate guanylyltransferase/mannose-6-phosphate isomerase, with product MTITPVLLAGGSGTRLWPVSRKSFPKQFAPLVGEESLFQASARRLSGPRYGAPLVMTNADFRFIVAEQLDQIGIVPSAILIEPAGRNTAPAILAAALAAAEKDPDALLLVAPSDHVVPDAEAFGRAVDLGLPAARAGRIVTFGITPTRPETGYGYMEAEGGTDSGGEAPLVLKRFVEKPDAANAARMIAQGNFLWNAGIFLFAARTMVDAFKAHAPDYLAPVQAALTEARMDLGFLRLAPEPWDRLPDLSVDYAVLEKADNLSVVRYSGHWSDLGGWDAVWREIQDAAPAERGAVTDARSTAIDCDNVLLRSQDEGIEVVGIGLQDVMVVATDDAVLVAGMDRAQEVRKAVSALKAKGARQAEHFLRDHRPWGWFETLALADRFQVKRIVVNPGAALSLQSHFHRSEHWIVVSGTARVTVDETVTLLTENQSIYVPLGAVHRLENPGKVPMVLIEVQTGAYLGEDDIVRYEDVYSRG from the coding sequence ATGACGATCACCCCCGTTCTGCTGGCCGGCGGCTCCGGCACCCGGCTCTGGCCCGTCTCGCGCAAGAGCTTTCCCAAGCAATTCGCCCCGCTGGTCGGCGAGGAAAGCCTGTTCCAGGCCTCGGCCCGCCGCCTGTCGGGACCGCGCTACGGCGCGCCGCTGGTGATGACCAATGCGGATTTCCGCTTTATCGTCGCCGAACAGCTGGACCAGATCGGCATCGTGCCCTCGGCCATCCTGATCGAGCCCGCCGGCCGCAACACCGCCCCGGCGATCCTGGCCGCCGCGCTGGCCGCCGCCGAAAAAGACCCCGATGCGCTGCTGCTGGTCGCGCCTTCGGACCATGTCGTGCCGGATGCCGAGGCTTTCGGCCGCGCCGTTGATCTGGGCCTGCCCGCCGCGCGGGCCGGCCGCATCGTCACCTTCGGCATCACCCCCACCCGCCCCGAGACCGGCTATGGCTACATGGAGGCCGAGGGCGGGACCGACAGCGGCGGCGAAGCCCCGCTGGTGCTGAAACGCTTCGTCGAAAAGCCCGACGCGGCGAATGCGGCGCGGATGATCGCGCAGGGCAATTTCCTGTGGAACGCCGGCATCTTCCTCTTCGCCGCCCGCACCATGGTCGACGCCTTCAAGGCCCATGCGCCCGACTATCTTGCCCCCGTGCAGGCGGCGCTGACCGAGGCGCGCATGGATCTGGGCTTCCTGCGGCTTGCGCCCGAACCCTGGGACCGGCTGCCCGACCTGTCGGTGGATTATGCGGTGCTGGAGAAGGCCGACAACCTGTCGGTCGTGCGCTATTCGGGCCATTGGTCGGATCTTGGCGGCTGGGACGCGGTCTGGCGCGAGATCCAGGATGCCGCGCCGGCCGAACGCGGCGCCGTGACCGATGCCCGCTCGACCGCGATCGACTGCGACAACGTGCTGCTGCGCTCGCAGGACGAGGGGATCGAGGTGGTGGGCATCGGCCTGCAGGACGTGATGGTCGTGGCCACTGACGATGCCGTTCTGGTCGCCGGCATGGACCGCGCGCAGGAGGTGCGCAAGGCGGTCAGCGCGCTGAAGGCCAAGGGCGCGCGCCAGGCCGAGCATTTCCTGCGCGACCACCGCCCCTGGGGCTGGTTCGAGACGCTGGCGCTGGCCGACCGCTTCCAGGTCAAGCGCATCGTCGTCAATCCCGGCGCCGCGCTGTCGCTGCAATCGCATTTCCACCGCTCGGAGCATTGGATCGTGGTTTCCGGCACCGCGCGGGTGACGGTGGATGAAACCGTGACGCTGCTGACCGAAAACCAGTCGATCTATGTGCCGCTGGGCGCGGTTCACCGGCTGGAAAACCCCGGCAAGGTGCCGATGGTGCTGATCGAGGTGCAGACCGGCGCCTATCTGGGCGAGGATGACATCGTCCGCTACGAGGATGTCTATTCGCGCGGCTGA
- a CDS encoding ABC transporter substrate-binding protein, translating into MTKTPIAAALLLVLAALTARAEDLTVQLSGVAPAESAGYLVAEARGYYAEEGLTVRLLAADQAAPPFETLARGEADLAVAWMSTALVARENGLPLVNIAQIFARPALRLTCLRETGVTSAADLRGKTIGSRFGGTEYPLQAWLNRLGLVADGSLSGVSLLAQWSGAEMLRQKQAACISTLSHDPVPGEGLVELDPQDQGAAVLEDGLYVLAGALTAPEAEARLARFLRASMKGWHEAVAAPEDSARLILGPDPDPGALQQQAGMLRGIAGLLSATGALDEADYRRTVETLRAGGSRAVLRREPEGAFTAAVSDRAAPPEAAAAADRDAAPLR; encoded by the coding sequence ATGACGAAAACCCCGATCGCGGCCGCATTGCTGCTGGTCCTTGCCGCGCTGACCGCGCGGGCCGAGGATCTGACCGTGCAGCTGAGCGGCGTGGCGCCGGCCGAATCCGCCGGCTATCTGGTCGCCGAGGCGCGCGGCTATTACGCCGAGGAAGGGCTGACCGTGCGGCTGCTGGCCGCGGATCAGGCGGCCCCGCCCTTCGAGACGCTGGCGCGGGGCGAGGCCGATCTGGCGGTCGCCTGGATGTCCACCGCGCTGGTCGCCCGCGAAAACGGCCTGCCCTTGGTCAATATCGCGCAGATCTTCGCCCGCCCCGCGCTGCGGCTGACCTGCCTGCGCGAGACGGGCGTGACAAGCGCCGCCGATCTGCGCGGCAAGACCATCGGCAGCCGGTTCGGCGGCACGGAATATCCGCTGCAGGCCTGGCTGAACCGGCTGGGACTGGTCGCCGACGGCAGCCTGTCCGGAGTCAGCCTGCTGGCGCAATGGTCGGGGGCCGAGATGCTGCGCCAGAAACAGGCCGCCTGCATCAGCACGCTCAGCCACGACCCGGTGCCGGGCGAGGGGCTGGTCGAACTCGATCCGCAGGACCAGGGCGCCGCGGTGCTGGAGGACGGGCTCTATGTCCTGGCCGGCGCCCTGACCGCCCCCGAGGCCGAGGCGCGGCTGGCCCGGTTCCTGCGCGCCAGCATGAAGGGCTGGCACGAGGCGGTCGCGGCGCCCGAGGACAGCGCCCGGTTGATTCTTGGTCCCGACCCTGATCCGGGCGCCTTGCAGCAGCAGGCCGGGATGCTGCGCGGCATCGCCGGGCTCCTGTCGGCCACCGGCGCGCTGGACGAGGCGGATTATCGCCGCACGGTCGAGACCCTGCGCGCCGGCGGCAGCCGCGCGGTGCTGCGCCGCGAGCCCGAGGGCGCCTTCACCGCCGCCGTCAGCGACCGCGCCGCGCCGCCCGAAGCCGCCGCCGCCGCAGACCGCGACGCCGCGCCGCTGCGCTGA
- a CDS encoding YitT family protein, translating into MSDDTPSPRHSPIEDAQGLAYGSFMAAVGVLLLTHLGFVTGQTAGLAILISYATGWGFAPVFFVVNLPFYWLGYRRLGLGFMLKSFIAVATMSALVAILPAGLQFGHVHPAVGALLVGFLTGSALLALFRHGASLGGVGIVALYLQDATGFRAGWTQLIFDACLFACALMLRDWQLVAWSFLGALVLNLVIAINHRRDRYVV; encoded by the coding sequence ATGAGCGACGACACCCCTTCCCCACGCCACAGCCCCATCGAAGATGCGCAGGGCCTGGCCTATGGCAGTTTCATGGCCGCGGTCGGCGTGCTGCTGCTGACGCATCTGGGCTTTGTCACCGGCCAGACGGCGGGGCTGGCGATCCTGATCTCCTATGCGACGGGTTGGGGCTTCGCACCGGTCTTCTTCGTGGTGAACCTGCCGTTCTACTGGCTGGGCTATCGCCGGCTGGGGCTGGGCTTCATGCTGAAATCCTTCATCGCCGTCGCCACGATGTCAGCGCTGGTCGCCATCCTGCCGGCGGGGCTGCAATTCGGCCATGTCCACCCGGCGGTCGGGGCGCTGCTGGTGGGATTCCTGACCGGCTCGGCGCTGCTGGCGCTGTTCCGGCACGGCGCCTCGCTGGGCGGGGTCGGCATCGTGGCGCTGTATCTGCAGGACGCCACCGGCTTTCGCGCCGGCTGGACGCAGTTGATCTTCGACGCCTGCCTGTTCGCCTGTGCGCTGATGCTGCGCGACTGGCAGCTGGTGGCCTGGTCGTTCCTGGGCGCGCTGGTGCTGAACCTGGTGATCGCGATCAACCACCGCCGCGACCGCTATGTCGTCTAG